GTGCATGACCTGAACATGCCGATCCAGATCATCGGCGAGCCGACCGTGCGTGCGGCGGACGGTCTGGCGTTGTCGTCGCGTAATGGCTTTCTCAGTGAAGACCAGCGTGCCGTGGCGCCGGTGGTCTACCGCGTGCTGAGCAACATTGCCGAAGCGATCAAGCAAGGTCAGCGCGATTATCCCGCGCTGATCAGTGCACAGTTGCAGGTGCTGGAAGCAGCCGGTCTGCGCACGGATTATCTGGAAATCCGCCATGGCCTGACGTTGCGTCCGGCGACGGCGCAGGATCGCGATCTGGTGATTCTGGCGGCGGCGTTCCTCGGCACCACGCGGTTGATCGACAACCTGCACCTGAATCTCGACAGCCCGATTTAAGCAGTAACAAAACTTCCTGTGGGAGCGAGCTTGCTCGCGAAGGCGGTGTATCAGCGACATATGAGTCGACTGACACGACGCCTTCGCGAGCAAGCTCGCTCCCACAGGTGTTTTCAGTGCTGCAGAAATTATCTATCGGGCATGCCAGGTGGATGAAAGTCTTTCGGGCACCTCCGTTTGTCGGCCAGATTCCCGTTCGGATGTTAAAAAAGTACAGGGATCTGGTCAGACAAAGTCAAGACAGAACGCGGCGCGAGGTTTACTGTATTCGCCCTGTGTCCGGATATCGTGTCGACGCAGTTGATCCCATGCGCTAAAAGGGGCATGGCTGATCCGTACCGTGTTCAAAAGGCCGTTCAAGTAAAAAGGAAAACCGCAGCGATGGCGTACTACCGCACTCCTCACGACGTTACCGCTCTGCCCGCCTGGCAAGCGTTGAAAGATCACCGCCAAGCCATGCAGGATTTCAGCATGCGCGAAGCCTTCAACGCCGATCCGCAGCGTTTCAATCAGTTCACCCTCAGCAGCTGCGGTCTGTTTCTCGATTATTCGAAGAATTTGATCAACGCCGAGACCCGCAACCTGCTGGTGGGTCTGGCCAATCAAGTCGATCTGAAGGGCGCGATCAAAGCGTTGTTCGACGGCGAAATCGTCAACGCCTCCGAAGGCCGCCCGGCACTGCACACCGCCCTGCGCCGCCCGGTCGGCGACAAGTTGTCGGTCAACGGCGTCAATGTGATGCCGGAAGTGCACAAAGTGCTGAACCAGATCACCGATCTGGTCGGCCGCATTCACGATGGCTTGTGGCGCGGTTACACCGAGAAGCCGATCACCGACGTGGTCAACATTGGCATCGGCGGCTCTTTCCTCGGCCCTGAACTGGTGTCTGAAGCGCTGCTGTCCTATGCGCAGAAAGGCGTGCGCTGCCACTATCTGGCGAACATCGACGGCAGTGAATTCCACGAGCTGACGCAAAAACTGCGCGCCGAGACCACGCTGTTCATTGTCTCGTCGAAGTCGTTCAACACCCTCGAAACCCTGAAGAATGCCCAGGCTGCACGTGCCTGGTACCTGGCGCAGGGCGGTTCCGAAGCCGAGCTGTATCGTCACTTCATCGCAGTATCGAGCAACAACGCCGCGGCTGTGGCATTCGGTATCCGCGAAGAAAACATCTTCCCGATGTGGGACTGGGTCGGCGGTCGTTATTCGCTGTGGTCGGCGATCGGCTTGCCGATCGCACTGGCCATCGGCATGTCCAACTTCAAGGAGCTGCTGTCCGGTGCCTACACCATGGACCAGCATTTCCAGACCGCGCCGTTCGAACAGAACATGCCGGTCCTGCTGGCCCTGCTCGGTGTGTGGTACGGCAATTTCTGGGGCGCGCAAAGCCACGCGATCCTGCCGTACGACCACTATCTGCGCAATATCACCAAGCACTTGCAACAGCTGGACATGGAGTCCAACGGCAAGAGCGTGCGTCAGGACGGCACCTCGGTGTCGACCGATACCGGCCCGGTGATCTGGGGCGGCGTCGGCTGCAACGGTCAGCACGCTTACCATCAGTTGCTGCACCAGGGCACCCAACTGATCCCGGCCGACTTCATCGTGCCGATCGTCAGCTTCAACCCGGTCTCCGATCATCACCAGTGGCTGTACGCCAACTGCCTGTCGCAAAGCCAGGCGCTGATGCTCGGCAAGACCCTGCCGGAAGCTGAAGCCGAACTGCGCGACAAAGGCATGAGCGAAGATGACGTGCGCAAACTCGCGCCGCACAAGGTGATCCCGGGCAATCGTCCGAGCAACACCCTGGTGGTCGAACGCATCAGCCCGCGCCGCCTCGGCGCACTGGTTGCGATGTATGAGCACAAAGTGTTCGTGCAAAGCGTGGTCTGGGGCATCAACGCCTTCGACCAGTGGGGCGTGGAACTGGGCAAGGAGCTGGGCAAGGGCGTTTACAACCGCCTGGTCGGCAGCGACGAGACCGTGGCTGACGATGCCTCGACTCAGGGCCTGATCAACTACTTCCGCGGGCGTCATCGCGGCTGATGAGGGACCCGATCCACAGGGTTTGATCTACCCGGATCCTGTGGACAACCTAATCTCCTGTAGGAGTGAGCCTGCTCGCGATAGCGTCGCGCCATTCAGCTTGATGCTGGATGACACGACGCCATCGCGAGCAGGCTCACTCCCACAGTTGTTTTTGCGCATGACTTGAACCTGCGCAGCGCTCGGCGCATCTTTATTCCTGTCGCACCACAAGAATAAGGAACCGTCATGTTCGATATCAGCACGTTCCCCAAAGCCGATGCCGTGCGCCAGGCCGCTCAGTTGAGCCAGGACGAGTATCGGCGCCTGTACCGCGTATCGATTGAACACCCCAGTGCCTTCTGGGCCGAGCAGGCCACGCGTTTTCTCGACTGGAGCACACCGTGGCAGACCGTTCAGCGCTATGACCTGAAAACCGGTGAAGCCGCCTGGTTTGCCGGCGGCAAGCTCAACGTCAGCTACAACTGCATCGACCGTCACCTCGAACAACGCGGCGAACAGACTGCCCTGCTCTGGGAAGGCGACGACCCTGCCGAATCGGCGCAGATCACCTACAAAAAACTCCATCACCACGTCTGCCGCCTCGCCAACGTGTTGAAAAGCCGTGGCGTGAAGAAAGGCGATCGGGTGTGCATCTACATGCCGATGATCCCCGAAGCCGCCTACGCCATGCTCGCCTGCGCGCGAATCGGTGCGATTCACTCGGTGGTCTTTGGCGGATTCTCCCCGGATTCCCTGCGCGACCGCATCCTCGACGCCGACTGCCGCACCGTCATCACTGCCGATGAAGGCGTGCGCGGCGGCCGCTTCGTGCCGCTGAAAAACAACGTCGACAAAGCCCTGCAAAGTTGCCCGAACGTCAGCACCGTGGTGGTGGTTGAGCGCACTCAGGGCCAAGTCGACTGGGTCGAAGGCCGTGACCTCTGGTATCACCAGGCTGTGCGCGAAGTCGACGACGATTGCCCGCCGGAACCGATGGACGCCGAAGATCCGCTGTTCATCCTCTACACCTCCGGCAGCACGGGAAAACCCAAAGGCGTGCTGCACACCACCGGCGGCTACCTGCTGCAAGCAGCGATGACTTTCAAATACGTGCTGGATTACCGCGACGGCGAAGTGTTCTGGTGCACCGCCGACGTCGGCTGGGTCACCGGCCACAGTTACATCGTCTACGGCCCGCTGGCCAACGGTGCGACCACACTCATGTTCGAAGGCGTGCCGAGCTACCCGAGCAGTTCGCGTTTCTGGCAGGTCATCGACAAACACAAGGTCAACATCTTCTACACCGCACCGACCGCGCTGCGCGCGTTGATGCGCGAAGGTGCCGGACCGTTGAAGGAAACTTCGCGCGCAAGCCTCAGATTGCTCGGCAGCGTCGGTGAGCCGATCAACCCGGAAGCGTGGGAATGGTATTTCAATGCCGTCGGTGAACAGCGCTGCCCGATCGTCGACACCTGGTGGCAGACCGAAACCGGCGGCATCATGCTCAGCCCGCTGGTCAGCGCGCAACGAATCAAACCCGGCTGCGCGACGCAACCGATGTTCGGCGTACAGCCGGTATTGCTTGATGAACACGGCAAGGAAATCCACGGCGCCGGCAGCGGTGTACTCGCGATCAAATCGAGTTGGCCGGCGCAGATCCGCAGCGTCTACGGCGACCCGCAACGGATGATCGACACCTACTTCAAACCCTACCCCGGCTATTACTTCACCGGCGACGGCGCCCGCCGCGACGACGATGGCGATTACTGGATCACCGGGCGCATCGACGACGTGATCAACGTTTCCGGCCACCGCATCGGTACCGCCGAGGTGGAAAGCGCGCTGGTACTGCACGACAGCATCGCCGAGGCCGCCGTGGTCGGTTATCCACACGACGTCAAAGGCCAGGGCATCTATGCCTTTGTCACACCAATGAACGGTACCGAGGCCAACGAAGAGCTGAAGAAAGACCTGCTGGCGCATGTCAGCAAGGAGATCGGCAGCTTCGCCAAACCGGACCTGATCCAATGGGCACCGGCACTGCCGAAAACCCGCTCGGGCAAGATCATGCGGCGGATCCTGCGCAAGATTGCCTGCAACGAGCTCGACAGTCTGGGCGACACCTCGACCCTGGCGGATCCGAGTGTGGTGCAGGACCTCGTTGATAAACGTTTGAATCAATAGCTTCGCGAGCAGGCTCGCTCCCACAGGTGAACGTATTGCACTTGTGGGAGCAAGCCTGCACGCGAAGGCCATCACGCGATCCCCCGGCAAACTGTTAAACTCCCGCGCCCCCATTCCCCTCAGCAAGGCGCCCGCATGTCTTCCTTGAATCAGGCGCTGCGCGCCGCCCTCGATCAACGCCAGGACCTGCTCGCTGTGCTGCACAGCCAGGGCACCGATTGCTATCGGCTGTTCCATGGCAGCCAGGAAGGCGCCGGCGGCCTGACCATCGACCGCTACGGCCCGCAACTGCTGGTGCAGAGCTTTCACCAGACGCTGGAGCGTGACGACCTGCTGCAACTGCACGCCATGATCAACCAGACGCTGGGCTTCGACACCCTGCTGGTCTACAACGACCGCTCCCGTGGCAACTCGCGTATTGATCGCGAGGACAGTGTCTACAAAGCCGACGACGCCGCACTGGCGGATCTGGTCGGGCATGAATGGGGCCTGAACTATCGCGTGCGCGGGCGTCATGCCGGGCAGGATCCGCTGCTGTTCCTCGACCTGCGCAACACCCGAGGCTGGGTCAAGGAACACGCGCAAGGCAAAAGCGTGCTCAACCTGTTCGCCTACACCTGTGGCGTTGGCCTCAGCGCTGCGGCGGGCGGTGCGCGCGAAGTGTGCAACCTGGATTTTGCCGAGGGCAATCTGGCGGTCGGTCGTGAGAACGGTTTGCTCAACCCGCAACTGCCGGAGATGCAATTCATCCAGTCCGATTACTTCCCGGCGATCCGCCAGCTCGCCGGCCTGCCGATCA
This genomic interval from Pseudomonas koreensis contains the following:
- the pgi gene encoding glucose-6-phosphate isomerase; translation: MAYYRTPHDVTALPAWQALKDHRQAMQDFSMREAFNADPQRFNQFTLSSCGLFLDYSKNLINAETRNLLVGLANQVDLKGAIKALFDGEIVNASEGRPALHTALRRPVGDKLSVNGVNVMPEVHKVLNQITDLVGRIHDGLWRGYTEKPITDVVNIGIGGSFLGPELVSEALLSYAQKGVRCHYLANIDGSEFHELTQKLRAETTLFIVSSKSFNTLETLKNAQAARAWYLAQGGSEAELYRHFIAVSSNNAAAVAFGIREENIFPMWDWVGGRYSLWSAIGLPIALAIGMSNFKELLSGAYTMDQHFQTAPFEQNMPVLLALLGVWYGNFWGAQSHAILPYDHYLRNITKHLQQLDMESNGKSVRQDGTSVSTDTGPVIWGGVGCNGQHAYHQLLHQGTQLIPADFIVPIVSFNPVSDHHQWLYANCLSQSQALMLGKTLPEAEAELRDKGMSEDDVRKLAPHKVIPGNRPSNTLVVERISPRRLGALVAMYEHKVFVQSVVWGINAFDQWGVELGKELGKGVYNRLVGSDETVADDASTQGLINYFRGRHRG
- the acs gene encoding acetate--CoA ligase, which encodes MFDISTFPKADAVRQAAQLSQDEYRRLYRVSIEHPSAFWAEQATRFLDWSTPWQTVQRYDLKTGEAAWFAGGKLNVSYNCIDRHLEQRGEQTALLWEGDDPAESAQITYKKLHHHVCRLANVLKSRGVKKGDRVCIYMPMIPEAAYAMLACARIGAIHSVVFGGFSPDSLRDRILDADCRTVITADEGVRGGRFVPLKNNVDKALQSCPNVSTVVVVERTQGQVDWVEGRDLWYHQAVREVDDDCPPEPMDAEDPLFILYTSGSTGKPKGVLHTTGGYLLQAAMTFKYVLDYRDGEVFWCTADVGWVTGHSYIVYGPLANGATTLMFEGVPSYPSSSRFWQVIDKHKVNIFYTAPTALRALMREGAGPLKETSRASLRLLGSVGEPINPEAWEWYFNAVGEQRCPIVDTWWQTETGGIMLSPLVSAQRIKPGCATQPMFGVQPVLLDEHGKEIHGAGSGVLAIKSSWPAQIRSVYGDPQRMIDTYFKPYPGYYFTGDGARRDDDGDYWITGRIDDVINVSGHRIGTAEVESALVLHDSIAEAAVVGYPHDVKGQGIYAFVTPMNGTEANEELKKDLLAHVSKEIGSFAKPDLIQWAPALPKTRSGKIMRRILRKIACNELDSLGDTSTLADPSVVQDLVDKRLNQ
- a CDS encoding class I SAM-dependent rRNA methyltransferase; protein product: MSSLNQALRAALDQRQDLLAVLHSQGTDCYRLFHGSQEGAGGLTIDRYGPQLLVQSFHQTLERDDLLQLHAMINQTLGFDTLLVYNDRSRGNSRIDREDSVYKADDAALADLVGHEWGLNYRVRGRHAGQDPLLFLDLRNTRGWVKEHAQGKSVLNLFAYTCGVGLSAAAGGAREVCNLDFAEGNLAVGRENGLLNPQLPEMQFIQSDYFPAIRQLAGLPISQRRGQKLPSYQRLEQRQYDLVLLDPPAWAKSAFGTVDLLRDYQSLLKPALLTTADNGVLICCNNLAKVSMDDWRDQVLRCAEKAGRPVREWSVMTPGADFPSRDQQPPLKTLILQL